One genomic window of Coffea eugenioides isolate CCC68of chromosome 1, Ceug_1.0, whole genome shotgun sequence includes the following:
- the LOC113783024 gene encoding methyltransferase-like protein 7A → MRVLKPGGLCVFVEHVAAEDGTIRRFFQGILDPLQQFVADGCHFTRKTGEVIAKAVFSSVELQRAFVSSASIANPQVYGIARK, encoded by the exons ATGAGGGTGCTAAAGCCAGGTGGGCTCTGTGTGTTTGTGGAACACGTAGCAGCAGAAG ATGGAACAATTCGGAGATTTTTCCAAGGGATTCTTGATCCTTTGCAGCAGTTTGTTGCTGATGGCTGTCACTTCACTAGAAAAACTGGAGAAGTTATTGCTAAAGCGGTCTTCTCATCTGTTGAACTTCAGCGGGCATTTGTGTCTTCTGCCTCAATAGCAAATCCTCAGGTTTATGGGATAGCTCGCAAGTAG